atttatatatatatatatgtatacgcGCGAGGCGCACTCTCTAGCTAAGGAGTAGTTTTTTGTGCACCTTGGCAATAGAAGTGGACAATAGATGAAGATAAGTGTGTATTTCAGAAGCTTTTTGATCATGATTAAAAAAGCattgaacaattttttaattattttttttgcagCCTCGTCGCGATGGAGGAGTCTGGTGAAAAGATCTCCGATGACTATTTGTTGATAGAACCTTTCAACATTATCAGTAAAAAGCTGAATTTTTACAGAGCTGAGAACGTGCTCTTGAGAGGTTCAGTATGTTAGGATGTGTACGACATATGAGCTTCGTGTTAATGTCAACATGGAGGCAAATGATGAACTCTTATACTTTCTTTTTGTACGTAAGTGTATTCTGGACCATGGAGTTATTATTCGAGGCGATATGACCGACATTGAAATTGGTGTGAATTGTTTTATTGGAAAAGACACAGTTCTTCGGCCATCAAGTAAAGCATTCAAAGAGTAGGTTTATGGTATTCGTCCTTCTTTGATGAAATTCAGCTTGAGTCTAGGTGTTTCGAAGATGCTAATTTTTTTAAGTCGACTTGTGTTTTTTCCTCTTACCATTGGAGAAAATGTGCTGATTGAACCAAAATGCATCGTGAAATGCATTTCTGTTGGCTCCAATGTGAGGATCGGGAGAGGGAGCGTCTTAGTATGTGTTTTTTAGGAGCTTGATTACGCATATTGTTTCAAACCTGTCCTGAGGACATGCCCTGATCCATTGGAATTATGTCTCACTAATGGCAAAGacattttaacattatttttagTCTTCACAGTGTCTGGTCAGCAATTGCTGTACGGTATTACCTGATACCATACTAGCACCTGGAACGGTAGTGCCTCCATTTTGCGTATATGGCGGACAGCCTGGAAACATGGTCTCAACGCTACCTGAGTGTTTTAAAGATTTGCATGTACAGTCGATGAAAGCATATCGAGAACGTTTTATCGAGAAACTTTTCGGTGATCAAATAAATCATAAATAAAAAAGATGTCGGAATTGAACAAAAGTTATGTCTGTTTTCTAACGTCACTCCTTAGCGAAACCTGAAATGCCTAAACGGATAACAGTAAAAAAACGGAAATTCATAGAACTGCATTGGTGTTGTTAACTGTCATATTTTCGAGTTGCACTATCAGTATTAAAGTTTGATTTGATTAGTATAGATAGTATAGAGAATATTCAATCTTCTTTTATTActgaacaaatatttttaataCGAAATCTTAAGAGCTAAAAAAAGTAAATCTTGTATTTACTTAAAATAGAGTACTTCTACGAGGAGGTCTTAGCAATTTGCCGGcttcaaaatatttttatcatttatCTTCCAATTTCTATTTTAGCTCATGTCCCCCACTGAGCAAAACCAATATAGCGAAAGGTACTGTACATTCTACTCGATACAAAGAATCCAAAATTGGTTCAATGTGCGTTCAAAAATTATAAAACAGCATTCGACATTATTTCTATTGCCTTTCAGTTCCCCTACTGCTCTGTCTTGTTTTTCCTAGACTAGATCTATTTTACTGTAATACAGTTTTTACAATATTCTTGTGCACGTGTGCAAAATTTTGCAGTATTACTCTTTCCCTTTATTGTTTTTAGATCGAACATTTTCAATTCTACCTCAAATCCGACCTACTCGGGGTTGAGctatttttattagtttcagaatacCTGGCATCGATTGGTGTGTTCGAATCACGTATGCGTATGCATTCGTCACGCATATAATCAATTCAGTCTCAACTACCGGCAAAATTTGCAAAAAGAGATTTATTTTGTGCTTCGACATTCTTCTCACCTGCTTGAATATTCATCACAATCTTGATGTTATTCAACAATACTAATAAATGCAGCAGATAACCTCTGTGTTTGATGAATTTATTTTCCTCAATTTTAAAAGCTAACGGTCTTTTTTTGATAGCACATTGTTCAAAATGAGCGATGATATAGCGTCTTCAGAATACTCCTCCAATTGTAATGTAAACGAAAATGCGTTCGATAAATCAATGGTACATAACGAAGCTACGACGGgggaaaaggagaagaagaagggcaGAAGAAAAGTCAAAATTGAATTTCTAGAAGACAAATGTAGACGCCACACAACTTTCAGCAAAAGAAAGGGTGGTATTATGAAAAAGGTATTTGTGTCAACGTAATCTGGCACTGGTTTTTTAACGATGCATACGCATGCATCAATTCGGCCTTATCTTTATTCAAAAATTTTAACCTAACGGCCTCTCTAAAACTCCGAAATAAGGCGTGGCAACTCTCTGTTCTAACGGGGACGGACATATTTTTGCTAGTTGCATCGGAAACAGGTCACATTTATGGATTCGCGACTCCAAAACTGCAGCCAATTATCAAGAAGGCAGAAGGGCTGAATCTCATTCACTCATGTCTGAATAGTACAATAAATACACAATGTACGAACACGTGTTCAAGTAATCAGACATCCTCACAAAACAAAAATCACGAGTATGCCCCGGTTTTTCAGGAAGGGattaaaaaagatgaaaaaatggtaCATTACCGCTAGCTGCTTTTTTTTTTGACAAGACTTTCCTTTTTGACACAGTTTGCAATTTATAATTCTAAAACCAAGCTCAAGGAAAAATCAATTGAGAAGCAAAGTACTCCATTCTGTTCTCAAAACAGTGTGGATTTACAATGCATGTATACACAACTTCTTTGTTCATCGTTCAGTCTGCAACAGGCAAACTTGAACTTTCAAATACCCTATGTATATCCGCAGCCTATATCTCAACAGCAACCTCACGGATTTGTGCCACAACAACCAGCTACCCATGAAGTGTCCCCTATTATTTCAAGACAGGCCGGCCCCGCACCGTTGATTTCACCTTTGAATGAATTTGAACTCGTTCCTCATATATCTGGTTTAAAGAAAACCAGCCTTAATGAAACTTGTGTCAGTCATCATGATGACTGAAGTCTTATTTTTAGTGTTTATAGAATTTTTGTAAATTCCACATTCTCTATACAATCACTTTTTTTTTCTCTAAATAGAGGCGTACAAAATGAAAAATCTATGTATGTAAATCCAGCTGGAGCATATGCTTTTTTCCTTTACATTCTCTGCTATACAATCTGTTTTTTGTGAAT
The sequence above is drawn from the Schistocerca gregaria isolate iqSchGreg1 unplaced genomic scaffold, iqSchGreg1.2 ptg000400l, whole genome shotgun sequence genome and encodes:
- the LOC126311205 gene encoding serum response factor homolog A-like, coding for MSDDIASSEYSSNCNVNENAFDKSMVHNEATTGEKEKKKGRRKVKIEFLEDKCRRHTTFSKRKGGIMKKAWQLSVLTGTDIFLLVASETGHIYGFATPKLQPIIKKAEGLNLIHSCLNSTINTQCTNTCSSNQTSSQNKNHEYAPVFQEGIKKDEKMLKEKSIEKQSTPFCSQNSVDLQCMYTQLLCSSFSLQQANLNFQIPYVYPQPISQQQPHGFVPQQPATHEVSPIISRQAGPAPLISPLNEFELVPHISGLKKTSLNETCVSHHDD